In the genome of Vespa crabro chromosome 17, iyVesCrab1.2, whole genome shotgun sequence, one region contains:
- the LOC124430044 gene encoding N-acetylneuraminate 9-O-acetyltransferase isoform X1 translates to MTSAEYFISLITVASAKKLATALVVCFILYHGVMHLIYGSDSCRWLLTEGRYKGDKEWQPYGCMMHHYTQTDSRRCMRYLAFMGHHNHFVFTGDARIRQIYKSFVSQFVVDGKASDLTELPENSDLSFNDAQLKLHMQFLWRPKLDNTMIEDFRHWMNGETPSLIIAGCAAADILANNISETQLYSDYSMGLVRLVQPADILAKKESQVLWMMQDPVVKERLPAQLSVIDNTQINLCNKAAIEILSHSNVRIWESSRLVGAGVLEQSPDGYLASPLSLRHKVQILLNTYCNNHMNFDDGSCCSYPESATTLQLLTLSILALCIIIGGSVWLYRRFCQHRSEVSYISVDTEETKDTEQTESSDVQIEQPQVQDFYSLSTSLAILSIILAYFYLCDRTNFFMKENKYYSEFSFWLPLGYILALGLFFTEHCERGPNALNREQTDEWRGLMQAVVLIYHVTGAKNVLPIYMYLRLINSAYLFLSGYGHFCYFWQTGDVSLIRFAKVMFRYNLLTVTLCLCMNRPYQFYHFVPLVSFWFLVIYFLAWLPPRVYSGSLAEYGPRTLLYLALKLLGLVSIITVLYMSEVFFEKVFVTRPWKALFVTTDDDIREWWSRWRVDRYSVVWGVTFGAALVALQRIDHIPGTALSSVLALISLVAYTTFTILCYSVSECEEIHSYVAFIPIVGYIVLRNASLALRGKHSVLLAGLGRISLETLVGQGHIWLAADSHGVLVLLPRFPVLNLLITSFIFICASHEIHRLTIMLVPYAVPNDWRLVARNLLLFIAVLVPIGIHDGMF, encoded by the exons atgaCTTCTGCCGAATATTTTATCAGTTTGATAACAGTGGCAAGTGCAAAAAAATTAGCTACAGCACTTGTCGTTTGTTTTATACTTTACCATGGCGTTATGCATCTTATTTACG GTAGCGATTCCTGTAGATGGTTACTAACAGAAGGAAGATATAAAGGAGACAAAGAATGGCAACCTTATGGTTGTATGATGCATCATTATACACAAAC aGATAGTAGGAGATGCATGAGATATTTGGCTTTTATGGGTCATCACAATCATTTTGTATTTACCGGTGATGCTAGAATAAGgcaaatttataaatcttttgtATCCCAATTCGTAGTCGATGGAAAAGCATCTGATCTCACTGAATTACCAGAAAATTCAGATTTAAGTTTTAACGATGCACAATTAAAATTACACATGCAGTTCCTATGGAGACCCAAGTTGGATAATACTATGATAGAAGACTTCAGACATTGGATG AATGGTGAAACGCCTAGTTTAATTATTGCAGGCTGTGCAGCTGCTGATATTCTTGCAAATAATATTAGTGAAACACAATTATACTCGGATTATAGTATGGGTCTTGTGAGACTAGTACAGCCAGCAGATATCTTAGCTAAGAAAGAATCACAAGTATTATGGATGATGCAAGATCCTGTGGTAAAAGAAAGATTGCCAGCTCAATTATCAGTGATAGATAATACACAAATTAATTTGTGTAATAAAGCAGCTATAGAA atTTTATCTCATAGTAATGTACGCATATGGGAGAGTAGTAGACTTGTTGGGGCAGGTGTATTGGAACAAAGTCCAGATGGATACTTAGCTAGTCCATTATCATTACGTCATAAAgttcaaatattattgaacACGTATTGTAACAATCATATGAATTTTGATGATGGCAGTTGTTGTAGCTATCCAGAATCAGCTACGACTTTGCAATTATTGACTTTGTCCATTCTAGCACTATG tataataattggTGGGAGTGTTTGGTTATACAGAAGATTCTGCCAACATCGATCAGAAGTTTCATACATTAGTGTAGATACAGAGGAAACCAAAGATACGGAACAAACAGAATCTTCTGATGTACAAATAGAGCAACCTCAAGTGCAAGACTTTTATAGCTTAAGCACATCTTTGgctattttatctattatattagcATACTTTTATTTGTGTGAcag AACAAATTTCTTCATGAAGGAGAATAAATACTACAGTGAATTTAGCTTTTGGCTCCCTCTTGGATATATCTTAGCTCTTGGATTATTTTTTACCGAGCATTGTGAAAGGGGACCAAATGCATTAAATAGGGAGCAAACGGATGAATGGAGAGGTTTAATGCAAGCAGTAGTGCTTATATATCATGTTACTGGTGCCAAAAACGTTTTACCAATTTATATGTActtaagattaattaattctgcatatttatttctttctggaTATggacatttttgttatttttggcAAACGGGTGATGTTTCTCTCATCAGATTTGCCAAg gtcATGTtcagatataatttattaactgTAACATTATGTCTATGTATGAATAGAccttatcaattttatcattttgtaCCATTGGTTTCATTTTGGTTTttggttatttattttttggcATGGCTACCTCCTAGAGTATATTCTGGAAGTTTGGCCGAATATGGTCCAAGAACATTACTTTATCTTGCCTTAAAATTATTGGGtttagtatcaataattaccGTATTATATATGTCAGAG GTGTTTTTTGAGAAAGTATTTGTTACACGACCTTGGAAAGCATTATTCGTTACGACTGACGATGATATACGAGAATGGTGGTCGAGATGGCGAGTCGATAGATATAGTGTTGTATGGGGTGTTACATTTGGTGCTGCTCTTGTAGCTTTACAAAGAATAGATCATATACCAGGAACAGCATTATCCTCAGTATTGGCACTGATTTCTTTAGTAGCTTACACTACTTTTACAATATTATGCTATTCAGTATCTGAGTGCGAAGAAATACATTCTTATGTGGCCTTTATACCT attgTAGGCTATATTGTACTTCGAAATGCTTCACTAGCACTACGTGGAAAACATTCCGTCCTACTAGCTGGATTGGGTAGGATTAGCTTGGAAACATTAGTTGGTCAAGGTCACATATGGTTAGCTGCAGATTCACATGGtgtattagtattactacCTAGGTTTCCagtattaaatcttttaattacATCATTTATCTTCATATGTGCAAGTCATGAA ATACATAGATTAACAATTATGTTGGTACCATATGCGGTTCCAAATGACTGGAGATTAGTAGCTCggaacttattattatttattgctgTATTAGTACCTATTGGAATACACGATGGAATGTTCTGA
- the LOC124430044 gene encoding N-acetylneuraminate 9-O-acetyltransferase isoform X2: MQFLWRPKLDNTMIEDFRHWMNGETPSLIIAGCAAADILANNISETQLYSDYSMGLVRLVQPADILAKKESQVLWMMQDPVVKERLPAQLSVIDNTQINLCNKAAIEILSHSNVRIWESSRLVGAGVLEQSPDGYLASPLSLRHKVQILLNTYCNNHMNFDDGSCCSYPESATTLQLLTLSILALCIIIGGSVWLYRRFCQHRSEVSYISVDTEETKDTEQTESSDVQIEQPQVQDFYSLSTSLAILSIILAYFYLCDRTNFFMKENKYYSEFSFWLPLGYILALGLFFTEHCERGPNALNREQTDEWRGLMQAVVLIYHVTGAKNVLPIYMYLRLINSAYLFLSGYGHFCYFWQTGDVSLIRFAKVMFRYNLLTVTLCLCMNRPYQFYHFVPLVSFWFLVIYFLAWLPPRVYSGSLAEYGPRTLLYLALKLLGLVSIITVLYMSEVFFEKVFVTRPWKALFVTTDDDIREWWSRWRVDRYSVVWGVTFGAALVALQRIDHIPGTALSSVLALISLVAYTTFTILCYSVSECEEIHSYVAFIPIVGYIVLRNASLALRGKHSVLLAGLGRISLETLVGQGHIWLAADSHGVLVLLPRFPVLNLLITSFIFICASHEIHRLTIMLVPYAVPNDWRLVARNLLLFIAVLVPIGIHDGMF; this comes from the exons ATGCAGTTCCTATGGAGACCCAAGTTGGATAATACTATGATAGAAGACTTCAGACATTGGATG AATGGTGAAACGCCTAGTTTAATTATTGCAGGCTGTGCAGCTGCTGATATTCTTGCAAATAATATTAGTGAAACACAATTATACTCGGATTATAGTATGGGTCTTGTGAGACTAGTACAGCCAGCAGATATCTTAGCTAAGAAAGAATCACAAGTATTATGGATGATGCAAGATCCTGTGGTAAAAGAAAGATTGCCAGCTCAATTATCAGTGATAGATAATACACAAATTAATTTGTGTAATAAAGCAGCTATAGAA atTTTATCTCATAGTAATGTACGCATATGGGAGAGTAGTAGACTTGTTGGGGCAGGTGTATTGGAACAAAGTCCAGATGGATACTTAGCTAGTCCATTATCATTACGTCATAAAgttcaaatattattgaacACGTATTGTAACAATCATATGAATTTTGATGATGGCAGTTGTTGTAGCTATCCAGAATCAGCTACGACTTTGCAATTATTGACTTTGTCCATTCTAGCACTATG tataataattggTGGGAGTGTTTGGTTATACAGAAGATTCTGCCAACATCGATCAGAAGTTTCATACATTAGTGTAGATACAGAGGAAACCAAAGATACGGAACAAACAGAATCTTCTGATGTACAAATAGAGCAACCTCAAGTGCAAGACTTTTATAGCTTAAGCACATCTTTGgctattttatctattatattagcATACTTTTATTTGTGTGAcag AACAAATTTCTTCATGAAGGAGAATAAATACTACAGTGAATTTAGCTTTTGGCTCCCTCTTGGATATATCTTAGCTCTTGGATTATTTTTTACCGAGCATTGTGAAAGGGGACCAAATGCATTAAATAGGGAGCAAACGGATGAATGGAGAGGTTTAATGCAAGCAGTAGTGCTTATATATCATGTTACTGGTGCCAAAAACGTTTTACCAATTTATATGTActtaagattaattaattctgcatatttatttctttctggaTATggacatttttgttatttttggcAAACGGGTGATGTTTCTCTCATCAGATTTGCCAAg gtcATGTtcagatataatttattaactgTAACATTATGTCTATGTATGAATAGAccttatcaattttatcattttgtaCCATTGGTTTCATTTTGGTTTttggttatttattttttggcATGGCTACCTCCTAGAGTATATTCTGGAAGTTTGGCCGAATATGGTCCAAGAACATTACTTTATCTTGCCTTAAAATTATTGGGtttagtatcaataattaccGTATTATATATGTCAGAG GTGTTTTTTGAGAAAGTATTTGTTACACGACCTTGGAAAGCATTATTCGTTACGACTGACGATGATATACGAGAATGGTGGTCGAGATGGCGAGTCGATAGATATAGTGTTGTATGGGGTGTTACATTTGGTGCTGCTCTTGTAGCTTTACAAAGAATAGATCATATACCAGGAACAGCATTATCCTCAGTATTGGCACTGATTTCTTTAGTAGCTTACACTACTTTTACAATATTATGCTATTCAGTATCTGAGTGCGAAGAAATACATTCTTATGTGGCCTTTATACCT attgTAGGCTATATTGTACTTCGAAATGCTTCACTAGCACTACGTGGAAAACATTCCGTCCTACTAGCTGGATTGGGTAGGATTAGCTTGGAAACATTAGTTGGTCAAGGTCACATATGGTTAGCTGCAGATTCACATGGtgtattagtattactacCTAGGTTTCCagtattaaatcttttaattacATCATTTATCTTCATATGTGCAAGTCATGAA ATACATAGATTAACAATTATGTTGGTACCATATGCGGTTCCAAATGACTGGAGATTAGTAGCTCggaacttattattatttattgctgTATTAGTACCTATTGGAATACACGATGGAATGTTCTGA
- the LOC124430046 gene encoding mpv17-like protein 2 isoform X2 → MKLNIVRGAVWLYKVNAIKEQLFSSKNLLYTNVAISISLSAVGDIIEQHYEIIKGEWEKWSPSRTRNMAVSGMSIGIVCHYWYRYLDSKLSGRTSKIVLKKV, encoded by the exons ATG AAACTGAACATTGTGAGAGGAGCCGTATGGCTCTATAAAGTAAACGCTATAAAAgaacaattattttcatcgaaaaatttattatacaccAATGTAGCCATATCAATCTCTCTTTCAGCTGTAGGAGATATCATAGAACAAcactatgaaataataaag GGTGAATGGGAAAAATGGAGTCCAAGCAGAACAAGGAATATGGCCGTGAGTGGCATGTCCATTGGTATAGTTTGCCATTATTGGTACAGATACTTGGATTCCAAGTTATCTGGACGCACTAGTAAAATTGTActgaaaaaa GTATAA
- the LOC124430046 gene encoding mpv17-like protein 2 isoform X1 has protein sequence MKLNIVRGAVWLYKVNAIKEQLFSSKNLLYTNVAISISLSAVGDIIEQHYEIIKGEWEKWSPSRTRNMAVSGMSIGIVCHYWYRYLDSKLSGRTSKIVLKKVIIDQFVCSPLCISMFFLTLALLERSNLSELKNEVVNKAHRLYLAEWVIWPPAQIINFYFLPTKYRVLYDNIISLGYDIYTSHVKHDNIKF, from the exons ATG AAACTGAACATTGTGAGAGGAGCCGTATGGCTCTATAAAGTAAACGCTATAAAAgaacaattattttcatcgaaaaatttattatacaccAATGTAGCCATATCAATCTCTCTTTCAGCTGTAGGAGATATCATAGAACAAcactatgaaataataaag GGTGAATGGGAAAAATGGAGTCCAAGCAGAACAAGGAATATGGCCGTGAGTGGCATGTCCATTGGTATAGTTTGCCATTATTGGTACAGATACTTGGATTCCAAGTTATCTGGACGCACTAGTAAAATTGTActgaaaaaagtaattattgatCAGTTTGTTTGTTCACCACTTTGTATAAGCatgttttttttaacattagcATTATTAGAAAGAAGCAATTTGtcagaattaaaaaatgaggTAGTAAATAAGGCACATAGATTGTATTTAGCGGAATGGGTAATATGGCCACCAGCACAGATCATtaacttctattttcttccaaCTAAATACAgagttttatatgataatattatatcccTTGGTTATGACATTTATACGAGTCATGTAAAACATGACAacataaaattttaa
- the LOC124430045 gene encoding vegetative cell wall protein gp1-like isoform X2, translated as MNNYRSCHYLLGSFNTCPKYLCHHFFKVVINSKLTSWHRKMYYLQITLLWLSITNVICDLPPGTRRNTYLPPESTKGYSYEKPPIPFTKTPTFPTRPTPTFPPTRTNPPFNTIPTRPNVPPTPSRPYPIPVTKPPGKYPTRPPNGYPPPGPRPTPIFPEPGNNGNTVGPGHDHHHHEPGMPFDFNYAVKEDAFGNDYSHNAISDGDIVRGEYRVQLPDGRMQIVRYTADWKHGFSAQVSYDGASRNFNRGY; from the exons atgaataattatcgaaG TTGCCACTATCTACTAGGATCATTTAATACTTGTCCCAAGTATTTGTGTCATCATTTTTTCAAGGTAGTCATCAATTCAAAACTGACGTCGTGGCATCGAAAGATGTATTATCTTCAG ATAACGTTACTTTGGTTATCAATAACCAATGTAATATGCGACTTACCACCGGGTACAAGGCGTAATACTTATTTACCGCCTGAATCAACGAAAGGTTACTCATATGAGAAGCCACCGATACCATTTACAAAGACTCCAACCTTTCCTACCCGACCAACACCAACATTTCCGCCAACGAGAACAAATCCACCCTTTAACACGATACCAACGAGACCCAATGTTCCTCCGACACCAAGTAGACCATATCCCATTCCTGTAACAAAACCACCGGGAAAATATCCAACGAGACCTCCAAATGGATATCCACCACCAGGACCAAGACCAACTCCAATATTTCCAGAACCGGGTAATAATGGGAATACAGTAGGTCCTGGA CACGATCATCATCACCATGAGCCCGGTATGCCTTTCGATTTTAACTATGCAGTAAAAGAGGACGCCTTCGGGAATGATTATTCTCACAATGCCATCAGCGACGGAGATATCGTACGTGGTGAATATCGCGTGCAACTTCCGGATGGCCGAATGCAAATTGTACGATACACGGCTGATTGGAAACATGGTTTTAGCGCACAGGTCTCTTACGATGGAGCCTCGCGTAATTTCAATAGAGGCTATTAA
- the LOC124430045 gene encoding pro-resilin-like isoform X3: MYYLQITLLWLSITNVICDLPPGTRRNTYLPPESTKGYSYEKPPIPFTKTPTFPTRPTPTFPPTRTNPPFNTIPTRPNVPPTPSRPYPIPVTKPPGKYPTRPPNGYPPPGPRPTPIFPEPGNNGNTVGPGHDHHHHEPGMPFDFNYAVKEDAFGNDYSHNAISDGDIVRGEYRVQLPDGRMQIVRYTADWKHGFSAQVSYDGASRNFNRGY; this comes from the exons ATGTATTATCTTCAG ATAACGTTACTTTGGTTATCAATAACCAATGTAATATGCGACTTACCACCGGGTACAAGGCGTAATACTTATTTACCGCCTGAATCAACGAAAGGTTACTCATATGAGAAGCCACCGATACCATTTACAAAGACTCCAACCTTTCCTACCCGACCAACACCAACATTTCCGCCAACGAGAACAAATCCACCCTTTAACACGATACCAACGAGACCCAATGTTCCTCCGACACCAAGTAGACCATATCCCATTCCTGTAACAAAACCACCGGGAAAATATCCAACGAGACCTCCAAATGGATATCCACCACCAGGACCAAGACCAACTCCAATATTTCCAGAACCGGGTAATAATGGGAATACAGTAGGTCCTGGA CACGATCATCATCACCATGAGCCCGGTATGCCTTTCGATTTTAACTATGCAGTAAAAGAGGACGCCTTCGGGAATGATTATTCTCACAATGCCATCAGCGACGGAGATATCGTACGTGGTGAATATCGCGTGCAACTTCCGGATGGCCGAATGCAAATTGTACGATACACGGCTGATTGGAAACATGGTTTTAGCGCACAGGTCTCTTACGATGGAGCCTCGCGTAATTTCAATAGAGGCTATTAA
- the LOC124430045 gene encoding uncharacterized protein LOC124430045 isoform X1 translates to MHQHTGQLYADSIRSRARTVTIHLYCTSVNRNRICDLKEFLPCHYLLGSFNTCPKYLCHHFFKVVINSKLTSWHRKMYYLQITLLWLSITNVICDLPPGTRRNTYLPPESTKGYSYEKPPIPFTKTPTFPTRPTPTFPPTRTNPPFNTIPTRPNVPPTPSRPYPIPVTKPPGKYPTRPPNGYPPPGPRPTPIFPEPGNNGNTVGPGHDHHHHEPGMPFDFNYAVKEDAFGNDYSHNAISDGDIVRGEYRVQLPDGRMQIVRYTADWKHGFSAQVSYDGASRNFNRGY, encoded by the exons ATGCACCAGCATACCGGCCAGTTATATGCTGACTCTATTCGCAGCCGTGCCCGGACTGTAACAATACACTTATATTGCACAAGTGTAAATCGTAATCGTATCTGTGACCTAAAGGAATTCCTACC TTGCCACTATCTACTAGGATCATTTAATACTTGTCCCAAGTATTTGTGTCATCATTTTTTCAAGGTAGTCATCAATTCAAAACTGACGTCGTGGCATCGAAAGATGTATTATCTTCAG ATAACGTTACTTTGGTTATCAATAACCAATGTAATATGCGACTTACCACCGGGTACAAGGCGTAATACTTATTTACCGCCTGAATCAACGAAAGGTTACTCATATGAGAAGCCACCGATACCATTTACAAAGACTCCAACCTTTCCTACCCGACCAACACCAACATTTCCGCCAACGAGAACAAATCCACCCTTTAACACGATACCAACGAGACCCAATGTTCCTCCGACACCAAGTAGACCATATCCCATTCCTGTAACAAAACCACCGGGAAAATATCCAACGAGACCTCCAAATGGATATCCACCACCAGGACCAAGACCAACTCCAATATTTCCAGAACCGGGTAATAATGGGAATACAGTAGGTCCTGGA CACGATCATCATCACCATGAGCCCGGTATGCCTTTCGATTTTAACTATGCAGTAAAAGAGGACGCCTTCGGGAATGATTATTCTCACAATGCCATCAGCGACGGAGATATCGTACGTGGTGAATATCGCGTGCAACTTCCGGATGGCCGAATGCAAATTGTACGATACACGGCTGATTGGAAACATGGTTTTAGCGCACAGGTCTCTTACGATGGAGCCTCGCGTAATTTCAATAGAGGCTATTAA
- the LOC124430127 gene encoding uncharacterized protein LOC124430127 isoform X1 gives MIENLKQAFFPLLLTGSILGIIIIEYPTYKFIIYINIIYILCWWIGYFTFFKYLFYSSLFNVLFDNIASIIVLHFNMITTITSMVFCLYNSKKLANCLKRMTALDDTLKGLGFQTEYKNLRILMIFVVIGWLVTIVLLNLSELFLHVKVIDVSKIIITCLINQPIHNNTILDLIFIILLLYERTRFCKLNEYITQRCKICKHRSTKIMPEEITTSTTNYSNAININEVLRGNGVTNDFKSFDIWITMHIHLELSTICDDLNTIFGAAILLEMISFFICEIGLICELYYAFTNLHTWESDRIKNVLDIVIWSTFYITKLLSINYICEIVKAEANRTQVLIQKVMDSFHITIREEVFQFISEMTYKRLKFSAFGFYEYGYKFIRQFFKGITTFLIILLQMETSPEIPNDITTSSTLTTIESNLYNSSM, from the exons ATGATCGAAAATCTTAAACAAgcattttttcctcttttgctTACCGGCTCTATACTCGGAATAATCATTATTGAATATCCTACGtacaaatttatcatttatattaacattatatatatattgtgttgGTGGATCGGTTACTtcacatttttcaaatatctctTCTATTCTAGCctatttaatgttttatttgataatatcgcATCCATTATCGTTCTTCACTTCAACATGATCACAACGATTACGTCGATGGTCTTCTGCCTGTACAACAGCAAA aaactTGCAAATTGTTTGAAAAGGATGACTGCGCTCGATGATACTTTGAAAGGACTTGGTTTTCAAacggaatataaaaatttacgaatattaatgatattcgTCGTTATAGGATGGCTCGTAACAATTGTTTTATTGAATCTTTCCGAACTTTTTTTACATGTAAAAGTAATCGATGtgtcgaaaattattattacatgctTAATTAATCAGCCCATTCATAACAACACGATTTTGGATCTTATATTCATCATTCTTTTGTT ATATGAAAGAACTAGATTctgtaaattaaatgaatatataactCAACGTTGTAAGATATGTAAACATCGCTCTACAAAAATAATGCCTGAAGAGATTACGACAAGTACAACAAATTATTCTAAtgcaataaatattaacgaagTATTGCGAGGAAATGGAGTTACAAACGATTTCAAGAGTTTCGATATATGGATAACAAT GCATATTCATCTGGAATTGAGTACGATATGTGATGATTTGAATACAATATTTGGAGCAGCAATACTTTTAGAGatgatatctttctttatttgcgAAATAGGCTTAATTTGCGAATTGTATTATGCATTTACTAATTTACATACTTGGGAATCGGATAGGATAAAGAATGTCTTAGATATTGTTATATGGagtacattttatataaccAAATTACTCTCGATTAACTATATATGCGAGATAGTTAAGGCTgag gcAAATAGGACGCAAGTACTTATTCAGAAAGTAATGGATTCCTTTCATATTACAATACGCGAAGAG gTTTTTCAATTCATATCCGAAATGACTTATAAGCGATTGAAATTTTCCGCATTTGGTTTTTACGAATATGGTTACAAATTTATTCGACAG tTTTTTAAAGGTATTACAACCTTTCTGATAATCTTATTACAAATGGAAACTTCACCTGAGATTCCTAATGACATTACAACTTCatcaacattaacaacaatagaatCTAATCTATACAATAGTTCAATGTAA
- the LOC124430127 gene encoding uncharacterized protein LOC124430127 isoform X2: MTALDDTLKGLGFQTEYKNLRILMIFVVIGWLVTIVLLNLSELFLHVKVIDVSKIIITCLINQPIHNNTILDLIFIILLLYERTRFCKLNEYITQRCKICKHRSTKIMPEEITTSTTNYSNAININEVLRGNGVTNDFKSFDIWITMHIHLELSTICDDLNTIFGAAILLEMISFFICEIGLICELYYAFTNLHTWESDRIKNVLDIVIWSTFYITKLLSINYICEIVKAEANRTQVLIQKVMDSFHITIREEVFQFISEMTYKRLKFSAFGFYEYGYKFIRQFFKGITTFLIILLQMETSPEIPNDITTSSTLTTIESNLYNSSM, encoded by the exons ATGACTGCGCTCGATGATACTTTGAAAGGACTTGGTTTTCAAacggaatataaaaatttacgaatattaatgatattcgTCGTTATAGGATGGCTCGTAACAATTGTTTTATTGAATCTTTCCGAACTTTTTTTACATGTAAAAGTAATCGATGtgtcgaaaattattattacatgctTAATTAATCAGCCCATTCATAACAACACGATTTTGGATCTTATATTCATCATTCTTTTGTT ATATGAAAGAACTAGATTctgtaaattaaatgaatatataactCAACGTTGTAAGATATGTAAACATCGCTCTACAAAAATAATGCCTGAAGAGATTACGACAAGTACAACAAATTATTCTAAtgcaataaatattaacgaagTATTGCGAGGAAATGGAGTTACAAACGATTTCAAGAGTTTCGATATATGGATAACAAT GCATATTCATCTGGAATTGAGTACGATATGTGATGATTTGAATACAATATTTGGAGCAGCAATACTTTTAGAGatgatatctttctttatttgcgAAATAGGCTTAATTTGCGAATTGTATTATGCATTTACTAATTTACATACTTGGGAATCGGATAGGATAAAGAATGTCTTAGATATTGTTATATGGagtacattttatataaccAAATTACTCTCGATTAACTATATATGCGAGATAGTTAAGGCTgag gcAAATAGGACGCAAGTACTTATTCAGAAAGTAATGGATTCCTTTCATATTACAATACGCGAAGAG gTTTTTCAATTCATATCCGAAATGACTTATAAGCGATTGAAATTTTCCGCATTTGGTTTTTACGAATATGGTTACAAATTTATTCGACAG tTTTTTAAAGGTATTACAACCTTTCTGATAATCTTATTACAAATGGAAACTTCACCTGAGATTCCTAATGACATTACAACTTCatcaacattaacaacaatagaatCTAATCTATACAATAGTTCAATGTAA